One region of Gossypium raimondii isolate GPD5lz chromosome 6, ASM2569854v1, whole genome shotgun sequence genomic DNA includes:
- the LOC105774111 gene encoding signal recognition particle 19 kDa protein, which translates to MNGEVPNIKKWVVFYPVYINSKKTVAEGRRISLAKACENPTCVEIADCCNHLKVPNAIEIDKAYPRDFMQRGRVRVQLKKEDGTLWNPAISSRKQLMLQVAELVPRHPGRTKKQEAPSTSSAAAGSSKPGKGGRKKR; encoded by the exons ATGAATGGAGAAGTCCCCAACATAAAGAAATGGGTTGTTTTCTATCCTGTTTATATTAATTCGAAGAAAACAGTAGCTGAGGGAAGGCGAATCAGTTTGGCTAAAGCCTGTGAAAATCCCACTTGTGTTGAAATTGCTGATTGCTGCAACCATCTCAAAGTCCCTAATGCCATTGAG ATTGATAAGGCGTACCCTCGTGATTTCATGCAAAGAGGGAGAGTGAGGGTCCAGTTGAAAAAGGAAGATGGGACTTTATGGAATCCAGCCATTTCTTCAA GGAAGCAGCTGATGCTCCAAGTTGCAGAGTTGGTACCTAGACACCCGGGAAGGACTAAGAAGCAGGAAGCTCCATCAACATCAAGTGCTGCTGCCGGATCTTCCAAGCCCGGGAAGGGTGGAAGAAAAAAGCGATAG
- the LOC105774066 gene encoding ras-related protein RABF2b: MATTGNKNINAKLVLLGDVGAGKSSLVLRFVKGQFVEFQESTIGAAFFSQTVAVNDATVKFEIWDTAGQERYHSLAPMYYRGAAAAIIVYDITNQASFERAKKWVQELQSQGNPNMVTALAGNKADLLDARKVTSEATNKYAQENGLFFMETSAKTASNINDIFHEIAKRLPRAQPAQNPAGMVLMDRPTERTASASCCS; the protein is encoded by the exons ATGGCCACTACTGGAAACAAGAACATCAATGCTAAATTA GTTCTACTTGGGGATGTCGGAGCTGGGAAGTCGAGTCTCGTATTACGCTTTGTTAAAGGGCAATTCGTTGAATTTCAG GAATCGACCATCGGTGCGGCTTTTTTCTCCCAAACGGTGGCCGTGAATGATGCGACGGTAAAGTTTGAGATTTGGGATACCGCTGGTCAAGAGAGATACCATAGCTTGGCACCAATGTATTACAGAGGAGCTGCAGCTGCGATCATTGTTTATGATATAACGAATCAA GCATCGTTTGAGAGAGCCAAAAAATGGGTCCAGGAACTTCAATCGCAAG GCAATCCGAATATGGTAACGGCACTTGCCGGGAACAAAGCTGATTTACTTGATGCAAGGAAGGTGACATCAGAGGCAA CAAATAAGTACGCTCAAGAGAATGGTCTTTTCTTCATGGAAACTTCCGCAAAGACCGCATCCAACATCAACGATATTTTCCACGAAATAG CTAAAAGATTACCTCGAGCACAACCAGCACAAAACCCTGCCGGAATGGTTCTCATGGATAGACCTACAGAACGGACGGCAAGCGCATCATGTTGCTCGTAG
- the LOC105773200 gene encoding GDSL esterase/lipase At4g16230, giving the protein MGTIRNKLIIICSILSHNLAKHIGFAQTISAFFVFGDSLVDVGNNYYINTFAKPEYPNGIDFRKGNPSGRYTNSRTIADVIGEEIGFEDYAPPFLAPNTTGDMILKGVNYASSGAGILQATGAVFGERISMDKQVDYFAKTRQDIISGIGAIAAQALLRNSLYFLGIGANDILFGESRSVFDTNNYVDEIISNFKSQLTRLYNLDARKIAVLNAPKVGLIPFERDIHLCGQACLSLLNRMAMLYNSKLKNLLEDLTENLPGSTFVYFDYYAVTEDIINNYSSYGFENDDHACCEAIGAHGGLIPCISSSRVCPDRTKYIFWDPFHPTDSAVVIGAKYALDGGLEYVSPINMRQLANS; this is encoded by the exons ATGGGCACCATTCGGAACAAGCTTATCATCATTTGTTCCATATTGTCTCATAATTTAGCCAAACACATTGGTTTTGCCCAAACTATTAGTGCATTCTTTGTATTCGGAGATTCTTTGGTTGACGTGGGAAACAACTATTACATCAACACATTTGCGAAACCCGAGTATCCTAACGGTATCGACTTCCGCAAAGGAAATCCGTCCGGTCGGTACACCAATTCCCGAACTATTGCCGATGTTATAG GAGAGGAAATTGGCTTTGAAGATTATGCTCCTCCTTTCCTAGCACCTAATACAACTGGAGATATGATTTTGAAAGGTGTTAACTATGCCTCCTCCGGAGCTGGAATTTTACAAGCCACTGGAGCAGTATTT GGTGAGAGAATTAGTATGGATAAACAAGTGGATTACTTTGCAAAGACTAGGCAAGACATCATATCAGGAATTGGTGCAATAGCGGCTCAAGCATTGCTTAGAAACTCACTCTATTTTCTTGGCATTGGGGCTAACGATATCTTATTTGGAGAATCTCGATCAGTTTTTGATACCAACAATTATGTGGAtgaaataatttcaaacttcaaatcCCAACTCACA AGACTTTATAACTTGGATGCTAGGAAGATTGCAGTGCTCAATGCCCCAAAAGTGGGTTTAATACCATTCGAGAGGGACATACATTTATGTGGCCAGGCTTGTCTTTCCTTACTAAATAGAATGGCCATGTTATATAACTCTAAATTGAAGAACTTGCTCGAAGATCTTACCGAAAACCTACCGGGATCGACATTCGTTTATTTCGATTATTATGCCGTAACGGAAGATATAATTAACAACTATAGCTCATATG gaTTTGAGAATGATGATCATGCTTGTTGTGAAGCGATAGGGGCACATGGCGGTCTAATTCCGTGCATATCGTCATCTCGAGTTTGTCCCGATCGAACTAAGTATATTTTCTGGGATCCGTTCCATCCGACGGACTCGGCGGTTGTAATCGGAGCAAAGTATGCATTGGATGGTGGCCTTGAATATGTTTCACCCATCAATATGCGACAACTTGCTAATTCTTGA